A window of Candidatus Omnitrophota bacterium contains these coding sequences:
- the pstB gene encoding phosphate ABC transporter ATP-binding protein PstB yields MAKIATRDLNLWYGSFHALKNINSGFEANRITAIIGPSGCGKSTLLRVFNRMNDLIDGVRTHGQVLVDSGNILDPAADLVALRKKIGMVFQRPNPFPLSIYENIVFGERIHAENITRDGLDEIVETSLKGVLLWDELKDRLAEPALRLSLEQKQRLCIARLIAVKPDVLLMDEPCSTLDPQATARVEELMRELKNSYTIIIVTHNMQQAARVSDDTGFMLLGELIEFGKTQEIFTAPQDKRTEDYITGRYG; encoded by the coding sequence ATGGCAAAGATCGCCACGCGAGACCTGAACCTTTGGTACGGCAGCTTCCACGCCTTGAAGAATATAAACTCCGGCTTTGAGGCCAACAGGATCACTGCTATAATCGGCCCTTCAGGATGCGGTAAGTCCACTTTGCTCAGGGTGTTCAACCGGATGAATGACCTGATCGATGGCGTGCGCACGCACGGGCAGGTCCTGGTTGACAGCGGCAATATCCTGGACCCTGCCGCGGACCTGGTGGCCCTGCGCAAGAAGATAGGGATGGTATTCCAGCGGCCCAACCCTTTCCCGCTGTCGATCTATGAGAATATTGTTTTCGGAGAAAGGATACACGCGGAAAATATAACCAGGGACGGCCTGGACGAGATAGTTGAAACAAGCTTGAAAGGCGTGCTTCTCTGGGATGAATTAAAAGACCGGCTGGCTGAGCCGGCATTGCGCCTGTCTTTGGAGCAGAAGCAGCGCCTTTGCATAGCCCGCCTTATCGCTGTCAAGCCGGATGTGCTGTTAATGGATGAGCCCTGTTCTACCCTGGACCCGCAGGCGACCGCGAGGGTTGAAGAATTAATGCGTGAATTGAAGAATAGTTATACTATAATAATAGTCACGCATAATATGCAGCAGGCGGCGCGCGTTTCAGACGATACCGGCTTCATGCTTTTAGGCGAACTGATAGAGTTCGGGAAGACGCAGGAGATATTCACCGCGCCGCAGGACAAGCGCACGGAAGATTACATCACCGGAAGGTATGGATAA
- a CDS encoding phosphate ABC transporter ATP-binding protein → MVKFEIHDLNVWFGPLQSIRHLNMEIQSNEILGVIGPANSGKTTFLRTLNRLNELNVNYRAAGAVEFEREDVRGIEIEELRRKIGMVFALPLPLPLSIFENVAYGLRIHGEKIMRRLEERVEETLRQAYLWEEVKDRLGESAFKLSGGQQQRLCIARTLAVGPEVILFDEPCSGLDPISTAKVEDAMVKLKEKFTIVLVTNNVKQAARVSDKTAFFLNGELVELDNTDRMFTAPRDKRTDGYIRGKFG, encoded by the coding sequence ATGGTAAAATTCGAGATACACGATCTGAATGTATGGTTTGGCCCGCTGCAGTCCATAAGGCATCTCAATATGGAGATCCAGTCCAATGAGATACTGGGCGTGATAGGGCCGGCTAACAGCGGCAAGACGACCTTCCTGCGCACGCTTAACCGCCTTAATGAGCTCAACGTCAATTACAGGGCGGCCGGAGCAGTAGAATTTGAGCGAGAGGATGTGCGCGGGATTGAAATAGAGGAACTGCGCCGCAAGATAGGCATGGTTTTCGCGCTGCCTCTGCCTCTGCCTTTATCCATATTTGAGAATGTGGCGTACGGTTTAAGGATACACGGGGAAAAAATAATGAGGAGATTGGAAGAGAGGGTGGAAGAGACCTTGCGGCAGGCCTATCTCTGGGAAGAGGTCAAAGACAGGTTAGGCGAATCAGCGTTCAAATTATCAGGGGGCCAGCAGCAGCGCCTTTGCATTGCCAGGACATTGGCGGTCGGCCCCGAGGTGATACTGTTTGACGAACCCTGTTCAGGGCTTGACCCTATCTCTACCGCCAAGGTGGAAGACGCCATGGTCAAGCTCAAGGAGAAATTCACCATTGTCCTGGTGACCAACAACGTGAAGCAGGCAGCCAGGGTCTCAGACAAGACAGCGTTCTTCTTGAACGGCGAGCTCGTTGAGCTGGACAATACAGACAGGATGTTCACCGCGCCGCGGGACAAGCGCACGGACGGTTACATCAGGGGAAAATTCGGATAA
- the pstA gene encoding phosphate ABC transporter permease PstA has translation MRNSYRTQNIAFFFLFLATLLIVVPVGLIVVVIIQKGLPAINWQFLSDIPRQGMRAGGIFPAIVGTIYLVAGAIIFALPIGLLAAIYLSEYSRDNHLTRIIKLAIVNLAGVPSVVYGLFGLALFVVFFKFGASIISGSLTLGIMILPVIITTSREALESVPQSFREVSLSLGASKWQTIRHIVLPNAIPGILTGTILGLGRAAGETAPILFTVAAFYLPKLPNSIFDQAMALPYHLYVISTQVPNVDEKVRYGTAFVLLALVLIMNLVAIIIRYKFRKKKKW, from the coding sequence ATGAGGAATTCCTACAGAACGCAAAATATCGCCTTTTTCTTTTTATTCCTGGCCACGCTGCTGATAGTTGTGCCGGTTGGCCTGATCGTTGTGGTCATTATCCAGAAAGGCCTGCCCGCGATCAACTGGCAGTTCCTTTCGGACATACCGAGGCAGGGTATGCGCGCCGGCGGCATATTCCCGGCGATCGTTGGGACGATATATCTGGTAGCGGGCGCCATTATCTTCGCCTTGCCCATAGGCCTTCTGGCAGCTATATACTTGAGCGAATATTCCAGAGATAACCATCTTACCCGCATCATAAAATTGGCTATCGTGAACCTGGCAGGCGTGCCTTCGGTGGTCTACGGGCTTTTTGGCCTGGCGCTTTTTGTGGTATTCTTCAAGTTCGGCGCCTCGATCATTTCCGGTTCGCTTACCCTGGGGATAATGATCCTTCCGGTGATCATCACGACCTCGCGCGAGGCGCTGGAGAGCGTTCCGCAGTCATTTCGGGAGGTGAGTTTGTCTTTGGGCGCCAGCAAATGGCAGACCATAAGGCACATCGTCCTTCCCAACGCCATACCCGGCATATTGACCGGGACGATCCTGGGGCTGGGAAGGGCCGCGGGAGAAACAGCCCCGATCCTTTTTACCGTGGCGGCATTTTATCTGCCGAAATTGCCCAATTCCATCTTTGACCAGGCAATGGCCCTGCCTTACCACCTTTACGTAATTTCCACGCAGGTGCCCAACGTTGATGAGAAGGTAAGGTATGGCACGGCGTTTGTTCTGCTGGCGCTGGTCTTGATAATGAATCTGGTGGCCATAATAATACGCTATAAGTTCAGGAAGAAAAAGAAATGGTAA
- the pstC gene encoding phosphate ABC transporter permease subunit PstC: MRKFKESLIEKLIFICGLASVFFVALIFLFLLKEGLAVFKTIGPFKFLLGKSWYPISEPPQLGILPLILGSLLVTLGAAVISLPIGVGCAIYIAEIAPLKTKETLKAGIELLAAIPSVVLGFIGMVTLVPLVKAVFHLPTGLTALSGSIMLAFMAMPTIVSIAEDALYSVPKTYKEGALALGATHWQAIWRVMLPAASSGILAAIMLGIGRVIGETMAVMMITGNAAAMPNSILAPVRTLTATIAAEMGEAVVGSEHYFALFAVGIVLFVISFAINVTADLCLHKRQ, from the coding sequence ATGCGCAAGTTCAAAGAATCCCTTATTGAAAAACTTATATTCATCTGCGGCCTGGCTTCGGTATTCTTTGTGGCGCTGATTTTTCTGTTCCTGCTCAAGGAAGGGCTGGCGGTATTTAAGACCATAGGCCCTTTTAAATTCCTCCTGGGAAAGAGCTGGTATCCGATATCCGAGCCGCCGCAGTTGGGGATACTGCCTTTGATCCTCGGCTCTTTGCTGGTTACCCTGGGGGCGGCGGTAATTTCTCTACCGATAGGCGTGGGCTGCGCGATCTATATAGCCGAGATAGCCCCGTTAAAGACCAAAGAGACGCTTAAGGCGGGTATCGAATTATTGGCGGCCATTCCCAGCGTTGTCCTGGGATTTATCGGTATGGTAACGCTCGTCCCCCTGGTAAAGGCGGTATTTCATCTGCCGACAGGCCTGACCGCCTTATCCGGCTCAATAATGCTGGCATTTATGGCCATGCCCACGATAGTTTCCATCGCCGAAGACGCGTTGTATTCGGTGCCGAAGACATATAAGGAAGGCGCCCTCGCCCTGGGCGCTACACACTGGCAGGCGATATGGCGGGTGATGCTTCCGGCGGCATCAAGCGGCATACTCGCGGCGATCATGCTGGGGATAGGCAGGGTGATCGGCGAGACAATGGCGGTAATGATGATCACCGGCAATGCCGCGGCCATGCCCAACAGCATTTTAGCGCCGGTCAGGACTTTGACCGCCACCATTGCCGCTGAAATGGGCGAGGCGGTAGTAGGCAGCGAGCATTATTTTGCCTTGTTCGCCGTCGGCATAGTCCTGTTTGTCATCAGCTTTGCCATTAACGTGACCGCGGACCTCTGCCTGCATAAGAGGCAATGA
- a CDS encoding phosphate ABC transporter substrate-binding protein, with amino-acid sequence MFKTWAFVLIAAMFAASASAARDENSIQVKGSDTMVNLGQAWAEKYMEDNAGDFVAVTGGGSGTGLSSLISGTCDIAMSSRNIKEKEIALARQKGINPNEIKVGLDGLAVIVNPANPAAKLTLAQLADIFTGRVTNWKQVGGGDEKIVVLSREVNSGTHVYFKEHVLRKNDPGSKEEFAPTALMLSSSQAIADEVAGNPAAIGYYGMGYISPKQKPVAVAKDEKSEYIEPAIDNVLSGAYPISRPLFIYTNGEPDGLVKKFIDFILSKEGQEIVLKTDFVPVKK; translated from the coding sequence ATGTTTAAAACATGGGCATTTGTTCTGATCGCGGCCATGTTCGCGGCTTCCGCGTCCGCGGCAAGGGATGAAAATTCCATACAGGTCAAAGGCTCGGATACGATGGTGAACCTGGGCCAGGCCTGGGCTGAAAAGTATATGGAGGATAACGCCGGCGATTTTGTGGCGGTTACGGGCGGCGGCTCAGGCACAGGCCTGTCAAGCCTGATAAGCGGCACCTGCGATATAGCCATGAGTTCCAGGAATATCAAGGAAAAGGAGATCGCCCTTGCCAGGCAGAAAGGCATCAATCCCAACGAAATAAAAGTCGGATTAGACGGCCTCGCGGTGATAGTGAATCCGGCTAATCCCGCCGCTAAACTTACCCTGGCGCAGCTGGCCGATATCTTTACCGGCAGGGTTACTAACTGGAAGCAGGTGGGGGGCGGGGATGAGAAGATAGTGGTGCTTTCGCGCGAAGTCAATTCCGGCACCCATGTTTATTTTAAGGAGCACGTATTAAGGAAGAACGACCCTGGCAGCAAAGAGGAATTTGCCCCTACGGCGCTGATGCTTTCATCTTCTCAGGCGATCGCCGATGAGGTGGCAGGCAATCCCGCCGCCATCGGTTATTATGGAATGGGCTATATTTCGCCTAAGCAAAAGCCGGTAGCCGTGGCCAAAGACGAAAAGTCGGAATATATTGAGCCCGCGATAGACAATGTTTTGAGCGGCGCCTATCCCATTTCCCGGCCCTTATTCATATACACTAACGGAGAGCCGGATGGGCTGGTCAAAAAATTTATTGATTTTATTCTTTCAAAAGAAGGCCAGGAGATCGTGCTGAAGACCGATTTTGTTCCGGTTAAAAAATAG
- a CDS encoding DUF2490 domain-containing protein encodes MKKVIFMITSMVLVLAVKVYAYDDGDFQIWHTENQEFKVNKESKITLEEEFRWGDDAGDFYYHHYDAGFIYSLNKHLDLGIAYRQAYEKKKGKFKDENRPHLNAALKYELYGFKLDDRNRIEYRHFDYQADTWRYRNKFAVKFPWKLTKFEIQPYVADEIFVELDDGSLSRNRLYSGFGLAINGNIKSEVYYLLQSSRSSGEWKDANVLGIKLKLVF; translated from the coding sequence ATGAAGAAGGTTATTTTTATGATAACCAGCATGGTTTTAGTTTTAGCAGTAAAGGTTTATGCTTATGATGACGGTGACTTTCAAATATGGCATACAGAAAACCAGGAATTTAAGGTTAACAAAGAGTCAAAGATAACCCTGGAAGAAGAATTCCGCTGGGGAGATGATGCCGGTGATTTCTATTATCACCACTATGACGCGGGTTTTATATACAGCTTGAACAAGCATCTTGATTTGGGGATCGCCTACAGGCAGGCCTATGAAAAAAAGAAAGGTAAATTCAAAGATGAGAACAGGCCTCATTTGAACGCGGCGCTAAAATATGAATTATACGGATTTAAACTTGACGACCGTAACCGCATTGAGTACCGGCATTTCGATTATCAAGCTGATACCTGGAGGTACCGTAATAAGTTTGCCGTAAAGTTTCCCTGGAAATTGACAAAGTTTGAGATCCAGCCTTATGTGGCGGATGAAATCTTCGTTGAATTAGATGACGGCTCGCTAAGCAGGAACAGGCTGTATTCCGGTTTTGGCCTTGCCATTAACGGGAATATAAAAAGTGAGGTTTACTATTTATTGCAAAGCAGCAGGAGTTCAGGGGAGTGGAAAGACGCCAATGTGCTGGGAATTAAGCTAAAGCTTGTTTTCTAG
- a CDS encoding ATP-binding protein translates to MFGDRARIRKLKEELDHASKEMNKLEARYNSIRTVLESMVEGVIIVNRDTRIVSINSSAEKIFGILKRESEGRFFLEAVRNNDIVEVMQKVLKNGDFISQELDLVWPVQRIFQVNASPILENGRVSGCLIVIHDITEIRKLEQVRSDFVANVSHELKTPLTSIKGFVETLLEGALEDKENSRHFLRIIQDHTDRLDSLVNDLLDLSYLESKAAALEKKEVNIRKLADDILAGFKSHLKKRSVSAVNDLPPDLLIKADEGKISQVMTNLIDNAIKFNRQDGTVKIYSRYSGGEIKIFVEDSGIGIPAKDAPRIFERFYRVDKARSRELGGTGLGLSIVKHIVELHGGSVGVESTEGLGSKFHFSLPE, encoded by the coding sequence ATGTTCGGGGACAGGGCCAGGATAAGAAAATTAAAAGAGGAACTGGATCACGCCTCTAAGGAGATGAACAAGCTGGAGGCGCGGTATAATTCTATCCGGACTGTGCTGGAGAGCATGGTAGAGGGGGTAATTATAGTCAACAGGGACACAAGGATAGTTTCCATTAATTCTTCGGCGGAGAAGATATTCGGCATCCTGAAGAGAGAAAGCGAAGGCAGATTTTTTTTAGAGGCGGTCCGCAATAACGACATCGTAGAGGTCATGCAGAAGGTATTAAAAAACGGGGATTTTATTTCTCAGGAACTTGATCTTGTCTGGCCTGTTCAGCGGATATTCCAGGTTAACGCTTCGCCCATACTTGAGAACGGCAGGGTAAGCGGCTGCCTGATAGTCATACACGACATTACCGAGATAAGGAAATTAGAACAGGTGCGCTCTGATTTTGTAGCCAATGTATCGCACGAATTAAAGACGCCGCTCACTTCCATAAAGGGCTTTGTGGAGACGCTCCTTGAAGGCGCGTTAGAGGATAAAGAAAACAGCCGGCATTTCCTGCGGATTATTCAGGATCACACCGACCGCCTGGATAGTTTAGTCAATGACCTGCTGGATTTGTCTTATCTGGAATCAAAGGCAGCGGCGCTTGAGAAAAAGGAAGTGAATATCAGGAAACTTGCCGACGACATATTGGCGGGTTTCAAATCTCACTTGAAGAAAAGATCTGTTTCAGCCGTCAATGATCTGCCTCCGGATTTATTAATCAAGGCGGATGAAGGTAAGATCAGCCAGGTCATGACTAACCTTATTGACAACGCGATCAAATTCAACCGGCAGGACGGCACGGTTAAAATATACAGCCGGTATTCAGGCGGCGAAATAAAAATATTCGTGGAGGATTCCGGGATCGGCATCCCCGCGAAAGATGCCCCCCGTATTTTTGAACGTTTCTACCGCGTAGATAAAGCCCGCTCCCGCGAACTCGGCGGGACCGGCCTCGGGCTTTCTATCGTTAAACACATTGTTGAGCTCCACGGCGGTTCAGTCGGCGTGGAAAGCACCGAAGGCCTGGGCTCAAAATTCCATTTTTCCCTTCCTGAATAA
- a CDS encoding response regulator transcription factor: MKEKILIVEDERDIVKMLDYNLKKDGFRTLSCYDGEAALSLARREHPDLIILDLMLPGIDGLEVCKILKKEGRTAIIPIVMLTAKAQEADKILGLELGADDYITKPFSPRELIARVKAVLRRVQDKGNLPEVLKIGGLTMDFSKILVSVKGRTAALTAKEFELLKTLIKAKGRVLSRDYLLDTIWGFDHAIEIQTRTVDVHIRTLRAKLRTEARRIITVKNYGYRFEAEE; encoded by the coding sequence ATGAAAGAAAAGATATTGATAGTAGAGGACGAAAGAGATATAGTCAAGATGCTTGACTATAATCTCAAAAAGGATGGCTTCAGGACGCTTTCCTGCTATGACGGCGAAGCCGCATTAAGTTTAGCCAGGAGAGAGCACCCGGATCTGATCATTTTGGATTTAATGCTGCCGGGAATAGACGGCTTAGAGGTTTGCAAGATATTGAAGAAGGAAGGCAGGACCGCCATAATTCCTATAGTTATGCTGACTGCTAAGGCCCAGGAGGCGGATAAGATCCTGGGTTTGGAATTAGGCGCTGACGACTACATCACCAAGCCGTTCAGTCCCAGGGAGTTAATAGCCCGGGTGAAAGCGGTCCTGCGCAGGGTGCAGGATAAAGGGAATCTGCCGGAAGTGCTCAAGATAGGGGGTTTGACCATGGATTTTTCCAAGATCCTGGTTTCTGTCAAAGGCAGGACGGCAGCGCTTACTGCCAAAGAATTTGAATTATTGAAGACGCTGATCAAGGCCAAAGGCAGGGTCTTATCGCGCGATTATCTGCTGGATACCATCTGGGGGTTTGACCACGCGATTGAAATCCAGACCCGCACCGTGGATGTGCATATCAGGACTTTGCGCGCGAAATTAAGAACTGAGGCAAGGCGGATCATTACCGTGAAAAATTACGGCTACAGGTTTGAGGCGGAGGAGTAA
- the gap gene encoding type I glyceraldehyde-3-phosphate dehydrogenase: MAVRVGINGFGRIGRLVYRAGLNNKNIDFVAVNDLPVGTKTLAHLLKYDSTFGILKEEVKATDNSLIVNGKELKIISYKLPSEIPWKDLGVDIVVESTGIFTDKEKAQGHIAQGAKKVIISAPAKNEDVTIVLGVNDNMYDPAKHSVISNASCTTNCLAPLAKVLLDNFGIKRGLMTTIHSYTNDQRILDLPHKDLRRARAAAVSMIPTSTGAAKAIGSVLPQLKGKMDGFAIRVPTPDVSLTDLTCELERSTSVEEINAAFKKAADGAMKRVLEYSEAPLVSKDFVGNPKSCIFDPDLTKVIGGNFAKLAAWYDNEWGYSCRVVDLVEFIAGKGL; encoded by the coding sequence ATGGCAGTTAGAGTAGGCATTAACGGTTTCGGCAGGATCGGCAGGCTCGTTTACAGGGCAGGGCTCAATAATAAGAACATTGATTTCGTGGCGGTGAACGATCTGCCGGTAGGGACCAAGACGCTGGCGCATCTTCTGAAATATGATTCGACCTTCGGGATATTGAAAGAAGAGGTCAAGGCAACGGACAACTCGCTGATCGTCAACGGTAAAGAGCTGAAGATCATAAGTTATAAATTACCGTCTGAGATCCCCTGGAAGGACCTGGGGGTAGATATAGTCGTGGAATCCACCGGTATATTTACCGACAAGGAAAAGGCGCAGGGGCACATCGCGCAGGGCGCCAAAAAGGTCATAATCTCCGCCCCCGCGAAGAATGAGGATGTCACCATAGTCCTGGGCGTCAACGACAATATGTATGACCCGGCGAAGCATTCCGTGATCTCAAACGCCTCCTGCACCACCAACTGCCTGGCTCCGCTGGCAAAGGTCCTGCTGGATAATTTCGGCATTAAGCGCGGCCTTATGACCACGATACATTCTTATACCAACGACCAGAGGATCCTGGACCTGCCGCATAAGGACTTAAGGCGCGCCCGCGCGGCAGCGGTATCAATGATACCCACTTCAACAGGCGCGGCAAAGGCGATCGGCTCTGTCCTGCCTCAGTTGAAAGGCAAGATGGACGGCTTTGCCATACGCGTTCCCACGCCGGACGTATCATTGACCGACCTTACCTGCGAGCTGGAAAGATCCACCAGCGTTGAAGAGATAAACGCCGCCTTCAAGAAAGCCGCGGACGGAGCGATGAAGCGCGTCCTGGAATATTCCGAGGCGCCTTTGGTCTCTAAGGACTTTGTGGGCAATCCCAAATCATGCATATTTGACCCGGACCTTACCAAGGTCATAGGCGGTAATTTCGCTAAATTGGCGGCATGGTATGACAACGAATGGGGCTATTCCTGCCGCGTTGTTGACCTTGTTGAATTCATCGCCGGCAAAGGGTTATAG
- the galT gene encoding galactose-1-phosphate uridylyltransferase, which translates to MGELRRDPVIGRWVITNVERPMGPGDFEREAHEWKKGECPFCSGNEGLTPPEIEAVRQPHTKPNTPGWSVRVVPNKFPALRIEGDLERSGVGVFDMTAGVGAHEIIIESPDHHKELSDLDVPQIRDVIDKYCSRCLDLKKDKRFKYILIFKNYGPSAGASLEHPHSQLIALPMVPKNVMEELSGSADYFGFRDRCIFCDIIQQEQEEEERIILETDRFIAFCPFVSRFAFEAWIVPKKHSGHFHSIDNGEKEALAAVLKETLLKIKNVLSDPSYNFIIHTSPLGESGSESYHWHIEIMPKLTRVAGFEWGTGFYIVPTPPELAAGYLRKIKL; encoded by the coding sequence ATGGGTGAGTTAAGAAGGGACCCTGTCATAGGCAGGTGGGTCATTACCAACGTTGAGCGCCCTATGGGGCCCGGCGATTTTGAGAGGGAGGCCCACGAATGGAAGAAGGGCGAGTGCCCTTTCTGCAGCGGCAATGAGGGCCTGACGCCTCCCGAGATCGAAGCCGTGCGGCAGCCGCATACAAAGCCCAATACTCCCGGCTGGTCGGTGAGGGTTGTGCCTAATAAATTTCCCGCCCTGCGCATAGAGGGTGATTTAGAGAGGTCCGGCGTAGGGGTGTTTGATATGACTGCCGGCGTAGGGGCGCATGAGATCATTATAGAGTCGCCCGACCACCATAAGGAGCTCTCAGACCTGGATGTCCCGCAGATAAGGGATGTTATAGACAAATACTGCAGCCGCTGCCTGGACCTCAAAAAAGACAAGCGTTTCAAATATATACTTATATTTAAAAATTACGGCCCTTCTGCCGGCGCGTCTTTGGAGCACCCTCATTCTCAGCTTATCGCCCTGCCTATGGTGCCTAAGAACGTGATGGAAGAGCTTAGCGGTTCGGCTGATTATTTTGGATTTCGCGATAGATGCATATTCTGCGACATAATCCAGCAGGAACAGGAGGAGGAGGAAAGGATAATCCTTGAGACGGACAGGTTTATCGCCTTTTGCCCTTTTGTCTCCAGGTTCGCCTTTGAGGCCTGGATCGTGCCGAAGAAACATTCGGGCCATTTCCACTCTATAGATAACGGCGAGAAAGAGGCGCTTGCCGCGGTGTTGAAAGAAACATTGCTGAAGATCAAAAATGTCTTATCCGATCCGTCGTACAACTTTATCATACATACCTCTCCTTTAGGCGAGAGTGGAAGCGAGAGCTATCATTGGCATATAGAGATCATGCCTAAACTTACGCGCGTTGCCGGTTTTGAATGGGGGACCGGCTTTTACATAGTTCCTACGCCGCCGGAGCTGGCGGCAGGATATCTCAGGAAAATAAAACTATAA
- a CDS encoding DUF4931 domain-containing protein translates to MPELRKDPIIGRWVIIATERKKRPDSFAPATEAPSEGECPFCEGREAMTPPEIYAVRAGETKPNSPGWRVRVVSSIAPFLEVKDGIERRGHGLYDLMNGIGAHEVVIETNAHIANMADLPPELIEEVINTYISRINDLEKDERFKYVLVFKNYGWASGGGRIKHSRSQLIATPVTPKRVKEKLVGARKYFEYRERCVFCDLIKQELDSGERVILDLDGFVAISPFASRFPFEVWILPKKHSADFASIEPQNRKYLALMIKQVLQKLNIGLDNPPYNYIIHSAPFRRQKAGYWKTIDSDFHWHIEIMPRLTRVAGFEWGTGFYICPLAPEDATKFLKGIKI, encoded by the coding sequence ATGCCTGAATTAAGGAAAGACCCCATAATAGGACGCTGGGTTATTATTGCCACCGAAAGAAAGAAGAGGCCGGACTCATTCGCGCCTGCCACAGAGGCGCCGTCGGAAGGCGAATGCCCTTTTTGTGAAGGCAGGGAGGCAATGACCCCTCCTGAAATATACGCCGTCCGCGCGGGAGAGACAAAACCGAACAGCCCCGGCTGGCGCGTGAGGGTGGTCTCCAGCATCGCCCCTTTTCTTGAGGTCAAAGACGGGATAGAGAGGCGCGGCCACGGCCTGTATGACCTTATGAACGGGATCGGGGCGCACGAAGTCGTGATAGAGACAAACGCGCATATAGCCAATATGGCTGATCTGCCCCCGGAGCTCATAGAGGAGGTCATCAATACTTACATCAGCCGCATAAACGACCTGGAGAAAGACGAAAGGTTTAAATACGTCCTTGTTTTTAAAAATTACGGCTGGGCATCCGGCGGCGGCAGGATCAAACACTCGCGTTCTCAGCTGATCGCCACGCCGGTTACACCCAAGAGGGTGAAGGAAAAGCTGGTTGGCGCGCGGAAATATTTTGAATACCGCGAGCGTTGTGTTTTCTGCGATCTGATAAAGCAGGAACTGGATTCCGGCGAAAGGGTCATACTTGACCTTGACGGATTTGTGGCCATAAGCCCGTTTGCCTCAAGGTTCCCTTTTGAGGTCTGGATACTCCCTAAGAAACATTCCGCTGATTTCGCGAGCATAGAACCGCAGAACAGAAAATATCTGGCGTTGATGATAAAGCAGGTGCTGCAGAAGTTGAATATCGGGCTGGACAACCCGCCCTATAATTATATCATACATAGCGCGCCTTTCAGGAGGCAGAAGGCGGGTTACTGGAAGACCATAGACAGCGATTTCCACTGGCACATAGAGATCATGCCGCGTTTGACCAGGGTGGCGGGTTTTGAGTGGGGCACAGGTTTTTATATCTGCCCGCTGGCGCCTGAAGACGCGACTAAATTTTTGAAGGGGATAAAGATATAG
- the fmt gene encoding methionyl-tRNA formyltransferase encodes MDIVFFGSSEFAVKPLQAILESRHKVALVVTQPDRAKGRGLKVSATPVKELAVSKGIEVYQPAALDKKCLRALKERQADLFVVVSYGKIIPKPILDIPKTFSINLHASLLPKYRGAAPINRAIISGEKKTGVSIIRMNEKMDAGDILLKDETAISPDDNAVTLAGKLSSLGSRRLIEAIESIDKGGFSLIKQNEKEATFAPKLKKEDGLIDWSCGALQIHDLVRGLAGWPCAFTYYIGKNLKILKAALSENDFKGAGPAEVVSVGKSGITVKAGSGAVIIQELQLEGARSMSAREFIAGHKMSPGEVLGGRNLLQ; translated from the coding sequence ATGGACATTGTATTTTTCGGAAGCTCGGAATTCGCGGTCAAGCCGCTTCAGGCGATACTGGAGAGCCGGCATAAGGTCGCGCTTGTGGTGACCCAGCCTGACAGGGCTAAGGGCAGGGGCCTGAAGGTCTCTGCTACGCCGGTAAAAGAACTGGCTGTGAGCAAGGGTATCGAAGTTTATCAGCCGGCCGCGTTGGACAAAAAGTGCCTGCGGGCGCTTAAGGAGAGGCAGGCGGATTTGTTTGTGGTAGTTTCCTACGGCAAGATAATACCTAAGCCGATACTTGATATACCCAAAACATTTTCTATAAATCTCCATGCCTCGCTTTTACCTAAATACAGGGGCGCGGCGCCCATAAACCGGGCGATAATAAGCGGAGAGAAGAAGACAGGGGTGTCCATTATCCGCATGAACGAGAAGATGGACGCGGGAGACATCCTGCTGAAAGACGAGACCGCGATCAGCCCGGATGATAACGCCGTAACGCTCGCGGGCAAATTATCTTCGCTGGGAAGCAGGAGATTGATCGAGGCGATCGAAAGCATAGATAAAGGCGGATTCAGCCTGATAAAGCAAAACGAGAAAGAGGCGACCTTCGCCCCTAAGCTGAAGAAAGAAGACGGGTTGATAGACTGGTCATGCGGCGCGCTTCAGATACATGATCTGGTCCGCGGCCTGGCCGGCTGGCCCTGCGCCTTCACATATTATATAGGTAAGAATCTGAAGATATTGAAGGCCGCCTTGTCGGAAAATGACTTTAAGGGGGCCGGACCGGCAGAAGTTGTCAGTGTCGGCAAAAGCGGCATCACGGTCAAGGCGGGCTCAGGCGCGGTTATCATCCAGGAATTGCAATTAGAAGGGGCCAGATCGATGAGCGCGCGGGAGTTCATTGCCGGGCATAAGATGTCCCCCGGTGAAGTCCTGGGCGGGAGAAATCTGTTGCAATAA